From Demequina lutea, a single genomic window includes:
- a CDS encoding TetR/AcrR family transcriptional regulator: protein MATGAIRRGPRPGGTDTRTEILEAAAAVFSRDGYQRGSVRGIARAAGVDPALVRHYFASKSELFVEALRPPFDLSEQVTRMTEGDPQLVGHRVMAFFVEVWDDPVRGPRIIQLMRAALDHPDVAEFVRTLVIEGVIQRVAAAVGAPNPARAAATAASQVIGLAMLRHAAHIEPLASEPGDELIARFGPILTRLLTDASGDSTTKQTTSSRFRLGVAVDSPLQTG from the coding sequence ATGGCGACGGGCGCCATACGCAGGGGGCCTCGGCCGGGAGGAACCGACACCAGGACCGAGATCCTGGAGGCCGCGGCCGCCGTCTTCTCGAGGGACGGCTACCAGCGAGGCTCGGTGCGGGGCATCGCGCGCGCGGCCGGCGTCGACCCGGCCCTGGTGCGGCACTACTTTGCGTCCAAGAGCGAACTTTTCGTAGAGGCGCTTCGGCCGCCGTTCGATCTCTCCGAGCAAGTGACGCGCATGACCGAGGGCGACCCCCAACTCGTCGGGCACCGCGTGATGGCGTTCTTTGTCGAGGTATGGGACGACCCGGTGCGGGGCCCGCGCATCATTCAACTCATGCGCGCGGCCCTCGATCATCCCGATGTCGCCGAGTTCGTGCGAACCCTCGTCATCGAGGGGGTCATCCAGCGTGTAGCGGCGGCTGTGGGAGCCCCGAATCCCGCGCGCGCCGCGGCCACGGCGGCCAGCCAGGTGATCGGGCTGGCGATGTTGCGGCATGCGGCCCACATCGAGCCGCTGGCTTCCGAGCCGGGGGATGAATTGATCGCGAGGTTCGGACCCATCTTGACGCGACTGCTCACGGACGCGAGCGGCGACTCCACCACGAAACAAACCACCTCATCACGGTTCCGTTTGGGCGTTGCTGTTGACAGCCCCCTACAGACAGGTTGA
- a CDS encoding ABC transporter ATP-binding protein — protein sequence MRNNTEPDAAVSIRGLRVIRGGNLVLPHIDLDVPRGQIVGLLGPSGGGKTTLMRAIVGAQIIAGGSVEVFGIEAGSPALRRRIGYVTQAASIYPDLTARENLAYFAKTVGVVSDGVTATLHHIGLADVADRPVSTLSGGQASRVSLGAALVGDPELLVLDEPTVGLDPALRRDLWGLFHELRDSGKTLLVSSHVMDEASRCDRLVFVRDGGILADDTFENILADTGTDNADAAFLALTERTAA from the coding sequence ATGAGGAATAACACCGAACCCGACGCCGCCGTCTCGATCCGCGGCCTGCGCGTCATCCGCGGAGGCAACCTCGTCCTTCCGCACATCGACCTGGACGTTCCGCGCGGCCAGATCGTCGGGCTACTTGGCCCGTCAGGCGGCGGCAAGACCACCCTCATGCGCGCCATCGTGGGCGCGCAGATCATCGCGGGCGGGTCGGTCGAGGTCTTCGGCATCGAGGCTGGTTCTCCCGCGTTGCGCCGCCGCATTGGCTACGTCACCCAAGCCGCGTCGATCTACCCGGACCTGACCGCTCGCGAGAACCTCGCCTACTTCGCCAAGACGGTGGGCGTGGTCTCCGACGGCGTGACCGCGACGCTGCACCACATCGGCCTGGCCGATGTAGCCGATCGCCCGGTCTCGACGCTCTCCGGCGGTCAGGCGTCGCGGGTCTCCCTTGGCGCCGCACTCGTGGGCGACCCGGAGCTTCTGGTGCTTGACGAACCCACCGTTGGCCTCGACCCCGCGCTGCGCCGGGACCTCTGGGGACTCTTCCACGAGCTGCGCGACTCCGGCAAGACCCTGCTCGTCAGCTCGCACGTCATGGACGAGGCGAGCCGCTGTGACCGCCTCGTGTTCGTGCGCGATGGCGGCATCCTCGCCGACGACACCTTCGAGAACATTTTGGCAGACACCGGCACCGACAACGCCGATGCCGCCTTCCTGGCTCTGACCGAAAGGACCGCAGCATGA
- a CDS encoding ABC transporter permease: protein MSPGLTWNTAKRVLTQLRRDPRTLVMLIVLPAGLTWLLQYMFSESPVPPTGPIFNTIGPRIMGLFPLILMFLITSITMLRERQSGTLERLMVGPTGKADVILGYALAFGLVAAVQAIVMTAWSVWPLGLEIPTGLWHLGIVMVLDALVGTALGLLASAVAKTEFQAVQMMPLVIIPQLLLAGLFVNRTDMPAGLTYVSDALPVSYSIDAVNSILAGDGNAIWAPVAILVAFIAGALVLGSLTLRRRTT from the coding sequence ATGAGCCCGGGGCTCACGTGGAACACCGCCAAACGAGTGCTGACGCAACTGCGCCGCGACCCGCGCACGCTCGTGATGCTCATCGTGCTCCCCGCAGGGCTCACGTGGCTGCTTCAGTACATGTTCTCCGAATCGCCCGTGCCGCCCACGGGCCCGATCTTCAACACCATCGGTCCGCGCATCATGGGCCTGTTCCCCCTCATCCTGATGTTCCTCATCACGTCGATCACGATGCTCCGTGAGCGCCAATCCGGCACCCTGGAGCGACTCATGGTGGGCCCCACCGGCAAGGCCGACGTGATCCTCGGCTACGCGCTCGCATTCGGCCTGGTGGCGGCGGTGCAGGCCATCGTGATGACCGCGTGGTCCGTGTGGCCGCTCGGGCTCGAGATTCCCACCGGCCTGTGGCACCTCGGGATCGTGATGGTTCTCGATGCACTAGTGGGCACGGCGCTTGGCCTGTTGGCCTCGGCGGTTGCCAAGACGGAGTTCCAGGCCGTGCAGATGATGCCGCTCGTCATCATCCCCCAGCTGTTGCTGGCCGGGCTGTTCGTCAACCGCACCGACATGCCCGCGGGCCTCACCTACGTCTCCGACGCACTGCCGGTGAGCTACTCGATCGACGCGGTGAACAGCATCCTCGCCGGCGACGGGAATGCGATCTGGGCGCCCGTGGCGATACTGGTGGCCTTCATCGCGGGCGCTCTGGTGCTCGGTTCGCTCACGCTGCGCCGCCGCACCACCTAG
- the proC gene encoding pyrroline-5-carboxylate reductase, translating to MTDATAAPAPTTSIAVLGGGVMGGAIAAGARAAGWTAAQVTVADKNADALAALASALGVSTTQDLAEAAAGADIIVFAVKPQDAALALDAFATSVRPGTILLTVAAGLPSSFYEARLPAGTPVVRAMPNTPALIGKGATAIAPGARATPAHMALAASVLSATGLVVEVEEDQIVAVGTVSGSGPAYFYAFVEAIIESGIAEGLERKLATELAIQTFIGAAALLESSEEGPGELRARVSSKGGTTLAALGAMSDAGLQTVVAVGLAAAARRTREMAVELAG from the coding sequence ATGACTGACGCAACCGCAGCACCCGCCCCAACCACATCCATCGCCGTCCTCGGCGGCGGCGTCATGGGCGGTGCTATCGCCGCAGGCGCGCGCGCCGCGGGTTGGACCGCCGCGCAAGTGACCGTCGCCGACAAGAACGCCGACGCCCTTGCCGCCCTCGCATCGGCACTCGGTGTGAGCACCACCCAAGACCTCGCGGAGGCCGCCGCGGGTGCGGACATCATCGTTTTCGCCGTGAAGCCGCAGGATGCCGCCCTAGCGCTCGACGCCTTCGCGACCTCGGTGCGCCCAGGCACCATCCTGTTGACCGTCGCCGCGGGCCTACCGTCGTCGTTCTACGAGGCTCGGCTACCGGCAGGAACTCCCGTGGTGAGGGCCATGCCGAACACGCCTGCCCTCATCGGCAAGGGCGCCACCGCGATCGCGCCCGGTGCCCGCGCCACCCCCGCGCACATGGCGCTCGCCGCGTCGGTGCTCTCCGCGACGGGGCTCGTCGTCGAGGTCGAGGAGGACCAGATCGTTGCCGTCGGGACCGTGTCCGGCTCCGGCCCCGCGTACTTCTACGCCTTCGTCGAGGCCATCATCGAGTCGGGCATCGCGGAGGGCCTCGAACGCAAACTCGCGACTGAGCTTGCGATCCAGACGTTCATCGGCGCGGCCGCCCTGCTGGAATCGTCCGAAGAGGGCCCCGGCGAGTTGCGCGCCCGCGTCTCATCGAAGGGCGGCACGACGCTGGCCGCGCTGGGAGCCATGTCCGACGCCGGACTCCAGACCGTGGTGGCCGTCGGCCTCGCGGCAGCGGCCAGGCGCACGCGCGAGATGGCCGTCGAACTCGCCGGCTAG
- a CDS encoding GH36-type glycosyl hydrolase domain-containing protein: protein MAPPRTEALMQYGYFDDAAREYVITRPDTPRSWSNYLGSRLYGGIITQGAGGYSFYKSGGTGRVLRFRFNGVPQDEPGRFVYLRDDADGDFWSASWQPVGKTLRGTVEAHADDATLDAAGNPTQASSVRHGLGYSIFNSSYRGIDSEATFFIPQGQAFEYWSVKVTNTTDAPRTVSLFSYAELSNEWNYRQDLENLQYSQYVVVCRMKDGMIHRLNSTRERTSELWFGMAGADVAGFDTDRDAFLGAYRTQSAPIAVERGACSGSETTGDNACSTIQARLELAPGETRQVIYMMGVGAPDASWEDADGVALRPGREIMAEFGTPEAVSRELEAIREEWREYLAPLQVATPDEQMNSMINVWHAYQTHMTFNWSRGVSLIEAGDRDGLGYRDTVQDMLAVIHAIPDAVRERLNMILTGQTEEGGAMPLVKPLTHNPGHEKTPTLEQYRSDDPLWLPITVANFVYETGDVEYLDQVLPYADHGEATVFEHLKQAIQFSLNHLGNNGLVQGLQADWNDCIQFGTTGESMFSTFLMANGMRVIAELADQTGRHDDAEWARHVLDGLEPVLENAWDGEWYIRGISSTGAKLGSDALDEGKIYLEPNVWAAISGTVPEARAVGAMDSVYERLSTEHGVALCAPAHTKEVPGVGLSLLVFPPGHKENGGIFCHANAWTIVAEGVLGRGDRAYEYYRAFLPAKYNDQAELHQVEPYVYSQFVHGPESPRFGQARNPWLTGTASWSYVGVTQYILGIRPELDGLRIDPCLPEGWGGFAITRRFRGMNLTINVVNVDGLATGVSSVTIEGIEVAPFDDGKRGALVPVEALADGDVLTVTMG from the coding sequence ATGGCACCACCCCGCACGGAGGCTTTGATGCAGTACGGATACTTTGACGACGCGGCGCGCGAGTACGTCATCACTCGCCCGGACACCCCGCGGTCATGGTCCAACTACTTGGGGTCGCGACTGTACGGCGGCATCATCACGCAGGGCGCAGGCGGGTATTCGTTCTACAAGTCGGGCGGCACGGGCCGCGTGCTGCGCTTCCGCTTCAACGGCGTGCCTCAAGACGAGCCCGGCCGGTTTGTCTACCTGCGCGACGATGCCGATGGCGACTTCTGGTCGGCGTCCTGGCAGCCGGTGGGCAAGACCCTGCGCGGCACCGTCGAGGCCCACGCCGACGACGCGACGCTCGACGCGGCGGGAAACCCGACCCAGGCGTCGTCCGTGCGCCACGGCCTCGGGTACTCAATCTTCAATTCGTCGTACCGCGGCATCGACTCCGAGGCGACGTTCTTCATCCCCCAGGGCCAGGCGTTCGAGTACTGGTCGGTGAAGGTCACCAACACGACCGACGCACCGCGCACCGTCTCGCTCTTCTCCTACGCCGAGTTGTCCAACGAGTGGAACTACCGCCAGGACCTGGAGAACCTCCAGTACTCGCAATACGTGGTGGTGTGCCGCATGAAGGACGGCATGATCCATCGCCTCAACTCCACGCGTGAGCGCACCTCGGAGCTGTGGTTTGGCATGGCCGGCGCCGATGTCGCCGGGTTTGACACCGACCGCGACGCATTCCTGGGCGCGTACCGGACGCAGTCGGCCCCCATCGCGGTCGAGCGCGGCGCGTGCTCCGGCTCCGAGACCACCGGCGACAACGCGTGTTCGACCATCCAGGCCAGGCTCGAGCTGGCTCCCGGCGAGACCCGCCAGGTCATCTACATGATGGGCGTCGGCGCGCCCGATGCCTCATGGGAGGACGCCGACGGCGTCGCCCTGCGCCCCGGACGGGAGATCATGGCCGAGTTCGGCACCCCCGAGGCGGTCTCGCGTGAACTTGAGGCGATCCGCGAGGAGTGGCGCGAATATCTGGCCCCCCTCCAGGTCGCGACCCCCGACGAACAGATGAACTCGATGATCAACGTCTGGCACGCGTACCAGACGCACATGACGTTCAACTGGTCGCGCGGCGTCTCGCTGATCGAGGCCGGCGACCGCGACGGCCTCGGCTACCGCGACACGGTGCAGGACATGCTCGCCGTGATCCATGCGATCCCTGACGCCGTCCGCGAGCGCCTCAATATGATCCTCACCGGCCAAACCGAAGAGGGCGGCGCGATGCCTCTCGTCAAGCCGCTGACGCACAACCCCGGCCACGAGAAGACGCCGACGCTTGAGCAGTATCGCTCGGACGACCCACTGTGGCTGCCCATCACGGTGGCGAACTTTGTGTACGAGACGGGCGACGTCGAATACCTGGACCAGGTGCTGCCCTACGCCGACCACGGCGAGGCGACGGTGTTCGAGCACCTCAAGCAGGCCATCCAGTTCTCGCTCAACCACCTGGGAAACAACGGGCTGGTCCAGGGCCTGCAGGCCGACTGGAACGACTGCATCCAGTTTGGCACCACGGGCGAGTCGATGTTCTCGACGTTCCTGATGGCCAACGGCATGCGCGTCATCGCGGAGCTCGCCGACCAAACCGGCCGCCACGACGACGCCGAATGGGCACGGCACGTATTGGATGGGCTGGAGCCAGTGCTCGAGAACGCGTGGGACGGCGAGTGGTACATCCGCGGCATCTCCTCGACTGGCGCCAAGCTGGGTTCCGATGCCTTGGACGAGGGCAAGATCTACCTCGAGCCCAACGTGTGGGCCGCCATCTCCGGCACCGTGCCCGAGGCCCGAGCGGTCGGCGCGATGGACTCGGTCTACGAGCGCCTCTCGACCGAACATGGCGTCGCGCTGTGTGCCCCCGCGCATACCAAGGAGGTCCCCGGCGTCGGCCTGTCGCTGCTGGTCTTCCCGCCGGGGCACAAGGAAAACGGCGGCATCTTCTGCCACGCGAACGCGTGGACCATCGTGGCCGAGGGCGTCCTGGGCCGGGGCGACCGCGCGTATGAGTATTACCGCGCCTTCCTGCCCGCCAAGTACAACGATCAGGCGGAACTCCACCAGGTCGAGCCGTATGTCTACTCACAGTTCGTGCACGGCCCCGAGTCCCCGCGCTTTGGCCAGGCCCGCAACCCGTGGCTGACCGGCACGGCCTCGTGGTCGTACGTGGGCGTGACCCAGTACATCCTGGGCATCCGGCCGGAGCTCGATGGGCTACGCATCGACCCGTGCCTGCCCGAGGGCTGGGGCGGTTTTGCCATAACGCGCCGGTTCCGCGGGATGAACCTGACGATCAACGTGGTGAACGTTGATGGGCTCGCGACGGGAGTGTCTTCGGTGACGATTGAAGGCATCGAGGTCGCCCCCTTCGACGACGGCAAGCGCGGGGCGCTCGTGCCCGTCGAGGCGCTTGCCGACGGGGACGTGCTTACGGTGACGATGGGTTAG
- a CDS encoding GRAM domain-containing protein — protein MKTQLREGETTIKSGGAKLRRGIEAVGGMFYFTNQRLVFESHGFNIQTGAVAVELSDIQSLEQTYTKLFGFIRMFKNALLVTSKAGDSQLYTLNGIGSWMTELAPLGLTL, from the coding sequence ATGAAGACTCAACTCCGCGAAGGCGAAACCACCATCAAGAGCGGCGGTGCCAAACTGCGCCGCGGCATCGAAGCGGTCGGCGGCATGTTTTACTTCACTAATCAACGCCTCGTCTTTGAGTCCCACGGATTCAACATCCAAACAGGTGCGGTGGCAGTGGAGTTGAGCGACATCCAGTCGCTTGAGCAGACGTACACGAAGCTGTTTGGATTCATCCGCATGTTCAAGAACGCGCTGCTCGTCACCTCCAAGGCCGGAGACTCACAGCTGTATACGCTCAATGGCATCGGCTCGTGGATGACGGAGCTCGCCCCGTTGGGGCTCACTCTCTAG
- a CDS encoding Fic family protein, translating into MVTDGTLDHPEYAGRLQDDERERVSVGGDGDQLLHRPPPVTELPQRLDALCAFANGEGDAPYMPKVLRAITIHFMMGYDHYFEDGMGARRALCSIGRCCARGTGSPSTSRSPGSCARHRPNTRSHS; encoded by the coding sequence ATCGTCACAGACGGAACGCTCGACCATCCGGAGTATGCGGGGCGTCTGCAGGACGACGAGCGCGAGCGCGTCTCGGTGGGGGGTGACGGCGACCAGCTGCTGCATCGGCCACCGCCGGTGACGGAGCTTCCCCAGCGGCTCGATGCGCTGTGCGCCTTTGCGAACGGCGAGGGTGACGCGCCCTACATGCCCAAGGTGCTGCGCGCCATCACCATCCACTTCATGATGGGCTATGACCACTACTTCGAGGACGGCATGGGCGCACGGCGCGCGCTTTGTTCTATTGGTCGATGCTGCGCGAGGGGTACTGGCTCACCGAGTACTTCTCGATCTCCTGGATCCTGCGCAAGGCACCGTCCCAATACGCGCAGTCATTCCTGA
- a CDS encoding M15 family metallopeptidase: MQQLVAVTPHRDALALVVLQTPRILRMVERSVCDDAVKLKHHVGRERMLGQLPNALHRRYFDEYLDELRALHPGLGATELASLASRYVSPPEIAPHSSGAAVYLTLCDSAGKELDMGTRVNASPEESDGRCYTDVDGLSPEARANRDILASALTAVGLVNYPTEWWHWTYGDRYWALAAGAPHALYGPVDQPRPS, encoded by the coding sequence ATGCAGCAGCTGGTCGCCGTCACCCCCCACCGAGACGCGCTCGCGCTCGTCGTCCTGCAGACGCCCCGCATACTCCGGATGGTCGAGCGTTCCGTCTGTGACGATGCGGTGAAGCTCAAGCACCATGTCGGGCGTGAGCGGATGCTGGGACAGCTCCCGAATGCGCTGCATCGGCGCTACTTCGATGAGTACCTGGACGAACTGCGCGCGCTACACCCTGGCCTCGGCGCAACCGAGTTGGCGTCTCTCGCCAGCCGCTACGTGTCTCCGCCCGAGATCGCGCCGCACTCGAGCGGCGCAGCCGTCTATCTCACGCTGTGCGACAGCGCGGGCAAAGAACTCGATATGGGCACTCGCGTCAACGCCTCGCCCGAGGAGAGCGACGGCCGCTGCTACACCGACGTCGACGGGTTGTCACCCGAGGCCCGGGCCAACCGTGACATCCTCGCGTCCGCACTCACCGCCGTCGGCTTGGTGAACTACCCCACCGAGTGGTGGCACTGGACCTACGGTGACCGCTACTGGGCGCTCGCCGCCGGCGCGCCCCACGCGCTCTACGGACCCGTGGACCAGCCCCGGCCATCTTGA
- a CDS encoding FKBP-type peptidyl-prolyl cis-trans isomerase — protein sequence MSTLPQITRAANGAPSVDFAGAIKPEGLVVEVLEAGDGAAVVEGQQITVHYAGWLWDGAKFDASWDRGEPISFGIARGSLIDGWVEGIVGQPVGSKLLLSVPPEKGYGARSMGPIPGGSTLVFAVDVLEAE from the coding sequence ATGAGCACCCTTCCCCAGATCACCCGCGCCGCCAATGGCGCCCCCTCCGTCGACTTCGCCGGCGCGATCAAGCCCGAGGGCCTCGTCGTCGAGGTGCTTGAGGCAGGCGACGGCGCCGCAGTGGTCGAGGGCCAGCAGATCACCGTGCATTACGCAGGTTGGCTGTGGGACGGCGCCAAGTTTGACGCCTCGTGGGACCGCGGCGAGCCCATCTCGTTTGGCATCGCGCGCGGCTCGCTCATTGACGGCTGGGTAGAGGGCATCGTTGGCCAGCCCGTGGGTTCCAAGCTGCTGTTGTCAGTCCCGCCCGAGAAGGGCTACGGCGCGCGCTCGATGGGCCCCATCCCCGGTGGATCGACGCTGGTATTCGCCGTGGACGTGCTCGAGGCCGAGTAG
- a CDS encoding P1 family peptidase, producing MTNNTLTALTGVRVGHATHLDKLTGCTAIMFDKRLTVAFQSYGGGAGGYNTEGLQSGKTNYKLNGIFVTGGSGTGLMGATSIMQCLRADGRGSRSGPDGGIVNPSVTGAAIYDLGMDIAPYDAEYGAEAYRNATDAPVVGGNVGAGTGAAVGKFLWLDGGAKVGAMKGGIGSARVDVGGGIIVTALTVVNAMGNVVLPDGSVLAGNRDGEGGFKRFEDVGERVTRNLQNTTITVVGINVDLGSTEHYEKVAHLASHGQVRAINPVHTSGDGDSIFVFSTAELRNPLNADGPLFTTGTSDIHLQVDILGHAAATAVQESIYDACRQAKTVAFDAAYGGIVPAVGG from the coding sequence ATGACCAACAACACCCTCACCGCGCTCACGGGAGTGCGCGTGGGCCATGCCACCCACCTGGACAAGCTCACCGGCTGCACTGCCATCATGTTCGACAAGCGCCTCACGGTCGCGTTCCAGTCGTACGGCGGCGGCGCGGGTGGCTACAACACCGAGGGCCTGCAAAGCGGAAAGACCAATTACAAGCTCAACGGCATTTTCGTGACCGGCGGCAGCGGCACCGGGCTTATGGGCGCGACGTCGATCATGCAGTGCCTGCGCGCCGATGGTCGCGGGTCCCGGTCCGGCCCCGACGGCGGGATCGTCAACCCGTCCGTCACGGGCGCGGCCATCTACGACCTTGGCATGGACATCGCTCCTTACGACGCCGAATACGGCGCCGAGGCCTACCGCAACGCGACCGATGCCCCCGTCGTGGGCGGCAACGTGGGCGCGGGCACCGGCGCGGCGGTGGGCAAGTTCTTGTGGCTCGACGGCGGGGCCAAGGTGGGTGCCATGAAGGGCGGCATCGGCTCGGCGCGCGTGGATGTGGGAGGCGGGATCATCGTCACGGCCCTCACCGTGGTCAATGCCATGGGCAACGTGGTACTCCCCGACGGCTCCGTACTGGCGGGCAACCGCGACGGCGAGGGCGGCTTCAAGCGATTCGAGGACGTGGGCGAGCGCGTGACCCGCAACCTGCAGAACACCACCATCACGGTCGTGGGCATCAACGTCGACCTCGGCTCGACGGAGCACTACGAGAAGGTTGCCCACCTCGCCTCGCACGGTCAGGTGCGCGCCATCAATCCGGTCCACACCTCGGGCGACGGCGACTCGATCTTCGTCTTCTCGACCGCCGAACTTCGCAACCCCCTCAACGCCGACGGTCCGCTCTTCACCACCGGGACGAGCGACATCCACCTGCAGGTCGACATCCTGGGCCACGCGGCGGCGACCGCCGTCCAAGAGAGCATCTACGACGCTTGCCGCCAGGCGAAGACCGTCGCCTTCGACGCGGCGTACGGCGGCATCGTGCCTGCGGTGGGCGGCTGA
- a CDS encoding flavodoxin domain-containing protein, giving the protein MNVLVAYSSRHGATAGIAEHIATHLGKAGVPATALSVDKVTDVEGYDAVVLGASTYMFRWQKEAVRFAREYAEHLAKHPLWLFSSGPIGTDLVNKQGVDALVASRPKEFDELVDLLHPVAEKVFFGAYDPTARPIGMSERLIRTMPAARDGLPAGDFRDWPAIEAWAQEIAAELKGEAASA; this is encoded by the coding sequence ATGAACGTCCTGGTCGCCTACTCGTCGCGGCACGGAGCCACCGCTGGCATCGCCGAGCACATCGCCACCCATCTCGGCAAAGCAGGCGTCCCCGCGACCGCGCTGTCCGTCGACAAGGTGACAGATGTCGAAGGCTACGACGCGGTGGTGCTCGGGGCGTCGACGTACATGTTTCGCTGGCAGAAGGAAGCCGTGCGCTTCGCCCGCGAGTACGCCGAGCACCTCGCCAAGCACCCGTTGTGGCTCTTCAGCAGCGGCCCGATCGGCACCGATCTGGTCAACAAGCAGGGCGTCGACGCGTTGGTGGCTAGCCGCCCCAAGGAGTTTGACGAACTCGTCGACCTGCTCCACCCCGTCGCCGAAAAGGTGTTCTTCGGCGCCTACGATCCCACCGCGCGGCCCATTGGCATGTCGGAGCGGCTCATCCGCACCATGCCGGCGGCACGCGACGGACTTCCCGCCGGCGACTTCCGCGACTGGCCCGCGATTGAGGCTTGGGCGCAGGAAATAGCCGCCGAGTTGAAGGGTGAGGCGGCGAGCGCCTGA
- a CDS encoding HNH endonuclease, giving the protein MAISQTRRARAARKRKRRVDAADNDLTSAQWEAILVAWGGCAYCGAQASADASLQRDCVLPISRGGRYTAESVVPACRSCNASKCNEEVTHWLRRKRLDERAFLVRLYEINAARER; this is encoded by the coding sequence GTGGCAATCAGTCAGACCCGTCGCGCTCGGGCCGCCCGCAAGAGAAAGCGTCGCGTCGACGCCGCGGACAACGACCTCACGTCGGCCCAGTGGGAAGCAATCCTGGTGGCGTGGGGTGGCTGCGCGTATTGCGGCGCCCAGGCATCGGCCGATGCCTCGCTCCAGCGGGACTGCGTGCTTCCCATATCGCGCGGAGGCCGCTACACCGCCGAGAGCGTGGTGCCCGCGTGCAGGTCATGCAACGCGAGCAAGTGCAACGAAGAGGTGACGCACTGGCTGCGCCGCAAACGCCTCGACGAGCGGGCCTTCCTGGTGCGGCTCTACGAGATCAACGCAGCCCGTGAGCGGTGA
- a CDS encoding alanine racemase: MRTPRIEIDLSAVEHNARELVKRLHARGIDVTGVTQATLGSPEVAKAMINGGVKRLGDTRIENIEALRDAGIKVPVILLRSPSPEWAERAVACATHSLVSDLDIVTALSVAAGKRALNHGIVLMVEMGDLGEGMMTADVLDAARIISRTRHVTLTGIGTNLATRSGVVPGDDQMQQLTGLASTISSKFGVDPAIITGGNSANLGWALGEGRVGAINDLRLGESILLGVDPLTRRPIEGLRGDAFAVVAPVIESIEKPSAPWGVRAGVAVGAAAQTRERGTIIQTIVALGRQDVDPDGLKPPAGVTVLSASSDHLVLETPVRLAAGTEIRFGVDYSALIRAMTSPFVVERLLTHTPAR, encoded by the coding sequence GTGAGAACGCCGCGCATCGAGATCGATCTGAGCGCCGTCGAACACAACGCGCGCGAGCTCGTGAAGCGTCTGCATGCTCGCGGGATCGACGTCACGGGTGTGACTCAAGCGACGCTCGGCTCGCCCGAGGTGGCGAAGGCAATGATCAACGGCGGGGTCAAGCGGCTGGGTGACACCCGCATCGAGAACATCGAGGCCTTGCGCGACGCGGGTATCAAGGTGCCCGTCATCTTGCTGCGCTCGCCGTCGCCCGAATGGGCAGAACGCGCCGTCGCTTGCGCCACCCACTCGCTCGTCAGCGACCTCGACATCGTCACTGCGCTGTCCGTCGCGGCCGGTAAGCGCGCGCTCAATCACGGCATCGTGCTCATGGTCGAGATGGGTGACCTTGGCGAGGGCATGATGACGGCCGATGTCCTCGACGCCGCCCGCATCATCTCCCGTACCAGGCACGTCACCTTGACGGGCATCGGGACGAACCTCGCTACCCGCAGCGGCGTGGTACCGGGCGACGACCAGATGCAGCAGCTCACTGGCCTCGCATCGACGATCAGTTCCAAGTTCGGAGTCGACCCCGCGATCATCACCGGCGGCAACTCGGCCAACCTCGGTTGGGCGCTCGGCGAGGGTCGCGTCGGGGCCATCAATGACCTCCGCCTGGGCGAGTCGATCCTGCTTGGTGTGGATCCGCTCACCCGCAGGCCCATCGAGGGGCTGCGCGGCGACGCGTTCGCCGTCGTGGCGCCCGTGATCGAGTCGATCGAGAAGCCGTCGGCCCCATGGGGTGTGCGGGCAGGCGTCGCCGTTGGCGCCGCCGCGCAAACGCGAGAACGCGGCACCATCATCCAGACCATCGTCGCGCTTGGTCGCCAAGACGTGGACCCCGACGGACTCAAGCCGCCCGCTGGCGTCACGGTGCTGTCCGCGAGTAGCGATCACCTGGTGCTTGAGACACCCGTCCGCTTGGCCGCGGGCACCGAGATTCGCTTCGGCGTGGACTACTCGGCGCTCATCCGTGCCATGACCTCGCCGTTCGTCGTCGAGCGCCTGCTGACCCACACGCCCGCGCGCTAG
- a CDS encoding transcriptional regulator, giving the protein MTERRITEPRFDQTIHAALRLQLCAMLAEVDAMDFAAAREDLDVSDSVLSKHVKVLADEGYVVITSHTSGGRSRKRLALTRAGSEAYAGHVAELRRLIG; this is encoded by the coding sequence GTGACGGAGCGACGCATCACCGAGCCCCGCTTCGACCAGACCATCCACGCGGCGCTGCGCCTGCAGCTCTGCGCGATGCTCGCCGAGGTCGACGCGATGGACTTCGCGGCCGCACGCGAGGATCTCGACGTGAGCGACTCGGTGCTCAGCAAACACGTGAAGGTGTTGGCGGACGAGGGTTACGTGGTGATCACGTCGCACACATCGGGCGGGCGGTCGCGCAAGCGCTTGGCACTGACCCGCGCGGGCTCCGAGGCCTACGCGGGCCACGTCGCGGAGTTGCGCCGCCTGATCGGCTAG